A single genomic interval of Aquila chrysaetos chrysaetos unplaced genomic scaffold, bAquChr1.4, whole genome shotgun sequence harbors:
- the LOC121233078 gene encoding uncharacterized protein LOC121233078 isoform X3: protein MSRVEKEVEDVVEGHVGMSRVEKEVEDIVEGLVGMSQMDKEVEDVVEGHVGMSRVEKEVEDIVEGHVGMSQVEKEVEDIVEGRVGMSRVEKGVEDIMEGRVGMSWVEKEVEDIVEERVGMSQMEKEVEDIVEGHVGMSWVEKEVEDIVEGHVGMSQVEKGVEDIVEGHVGMSRVEKEVEDIVEGHVGMSQVEKGVEDIVEGHVGMSRVEKEVEDIVEGLVGMSQMDKEVEDIVEGHVGMSRVEKEVEDIMEGHMGMSWRKRWRTSWRDT from the exons ATGTCACgggtggagaaggaggtggaggacGTCGTGGAGGGACACGTAGGGATGTCACgggtggagaaggag GTGGAGGACATTGTGGAAGGACTTGTAGGGATGTCACAAATGGACAAAGAGGTGGAGGACGTCGTGGAGGGACACGTAGGGATGTCACgggtggagaaggag GTGGAGGACATCGTGGAGGGACACGTAGGGATGTCACaggtggagaaggaggtggaggacaTCGTGGAGGGACGCGTAGGGATGTCACGGGTGGAGAAAGGGGTGGAGGACATCATGGAAGGACGTGTGGGGATGTCATGGGTGGAGAAAGAGGTGGAGGACATCGTGGAGGAACGCGTAGGGATGTCACAAATGGAGAAAGAGGTGGAGGACATCGTGGAGGGACACGTAGGGATGTCATgggtggagaaggaggtggaggacaTCGTGGAGGGACACGTAGGGATGTCACAGGTGGAGAAAGGGGTGGAGGACATCGTGGAGGGACACGTAGGGATGTCACgggtggagaaggaggtggaggacaTCGTGGAGGGACACGTAGGGATGTCACAGGTGGAGAAAGGGGTGGAGGACATCGTGGAGGGACACGTAGGGATGTCACgggtggagaaggag gtggaggacaTCGTGGAAGGACTTGTAGGGATGTCACAAATGGACAAAGAGGTGGAGGACATCGTGGAGGGACACGTAGGGATGTCACGGGTGGAGAAAGAGGTGGAGGACATCATGGAAGGACACATGGGGATGTCATGGAGAAAGAGGTGGCGGACGTCGTGGAGGGACACATAG
- the LOC121233078 gene encoding uncharacterized protein LOC121233078 isoform X1, with protein sequence MEKEVEDIVEGLVGMSQMDKEVEDVVEGHVGMSQMDKEVEDIVEGHVGMSRVEKEVENFVEGHVGVSQVEKEVEDIVEGHVGMSRVEKEVEDIVEGHMGMSWRKRVADVVEGHVGMSRVEKEVEDVVEGRVGISRVEKEVEDIVEGHVGMSQVEKEVEDIVEGRVGMSRVEKGVEDIMEGRVGMSWVEKEVEDIVEERVGMSQMEKEVEDIVEGHVGMSWVEKEVEDIVEGHVGMSQVEKGVEDIVEGHVGMSRVEKEVEDIVEGHVGMSQVEKGVEDIVEGHVGMSRVEKEVEDIVEGLVGMSQMDKEVEDIVEGHVGMSRVEKEVEDIMEGHMGMSWRKRWRTSWRDT encoded by the exons ATGGAGAAAGAGGTGGAGGACATTGTGGAAGGACTTGTAGGGATGTCACAAATGGACAAAGAG GTGGAGGACGTCGTGGAGGGACACGTAGGGATGTCACAAATGGACAAAGAGGTGGAGGACATCGTGGAGGGACACGTAGGGATGTCACgggtggagaaggaggtggagaaCTTTGTGGAGGGACACGTAGGGGTGTCACAGGTGGAGAAAGAGGTGGAGGACATCGTGGAGGGACACGTAGGGATGTCACgggtggagaaggaggtggaggacaTCGTGGAGGGACACATGGGGATGTCATGGAGAAAGAGGGTGGCGGACGTCGTGGAGGGACACGTAGGGATGTCACGGGTGGAGAAAGAGGTGGAGGACGTCGTGGAGGGACGCGTAGGGATTTCACGGGTGGAGAAAGAGGTGGAGGACATCGTGGAGGGACACGTAGGGATGTCACaggtggagaaggaggtggaggacaTCGTGGAGGGACGCGTAGGGATGTCACGGGTGGAGAAAGGGGTGGAGGACATCATGGAAGGACGTGTGGGGATGTCATGGGTGGAGAAAGAGGTGGAGGACATCGTGGAGGAACGCGTAGGGATGTCACAAATGGAGAAAGAGGTGGAGGACATCGTGGAGGGACACGTAGGGATGTCATgggtggagaaggaggtggaggacaTCGTGGAGGGACACGTAGGGATGTCACAGGTGGAGAAAGGGGTGGAGGACATCGTGGAGGGACACGTAGGGATGTCACgggtggagaaggaggtggaggacaTCGTGGAGGGACACGTAGGGATGTCACAGGTGGAGAAAGGGGTGGAGGACATCGTGGAGGGACACGTAGGGATGTCACgggtggagaaggag gtggaggacaTCGTGGAAGGACTTGTAGGGATGTCACAAATGGACAAAGAGGTGGAGGACATCGTGGAGGGACACGTAGGGATGTCACGGGTGGAGAAAGAGGTGGAGGACATCATGGAAGGACACATGGGGATGTCATGGAGAAAGAGGTGGCGGACGTCGTGGAGGGACACATAG
- the LOC121233078 gene encoding uncharacterized protein LOC121233078 isoform X2, with translation MSQMDKEVEDIVEGHVGMSRVEKEVENFVEGHVGVSQVEKEVEDIVEGHVGMSRVEKEVEDIVEGHMGMSWRKRVADVVEGHVGMSRVEKEVEDVVEGRVGISRVEKEVEDIVEGHVGMSQVEKEVEDIVEGRVGMSRVEKGVEDIMEGRVGMSWVEKEVEDIVEERVGMSQMEKEVEDIVEGHVGMSWVEKEVEDIVEGHVGMSQVEKGVEDIVEGHVGMSRVEKEVEDIVEGHVGMSQVEKGVEDIVEGHVGMSRVEKEVEDIVEGLVGMSQMDKEVEDIVEGHVGMSRVEKEVEDIMEGHMGMSWRKRWRTSWRDT, from the exons ATGTCACAAATGGACAAAGAGGTGGAGGACATCGTGGAGGGACACGTAGGGATGTCACgggtggagaaggaggtggagaaCTTTGTGGAGGGACACGTAGGGGTGTCACAGGTGGAGAAAGAGGTGGAGGACATCGTGGAGGGACACGTAGGGATGTCACgggtggagaaggaggtggaggacaTCGTGGAGGGACACATGGGGATGTCATGGAGAAAGAGGGTGGCGGACGTCGTGGAGGGACACGTAGGGATGTCACGGGTGGAGAAAGAGGTGGAGGACGTCGTGGAGGGACGCGTAGGGATTTCACGGGTGGAGAAAGAGGTGGAGGACATCGTGGAGGGACACGTAGGGATGTCACaggtggagaaggaggtggaggacaTCGTGGAGGGACGCGTAGGGATGTCACGGGTGGAGAAAGGGGTGGAGGACATCATGGAAGGACGTGTGGGGATGTCATGGGTGGAGAAAGAGGTGGAGGACATCGTGGAGGAACGCGTAGGGATGTCACAAATGGAGAAAGAGGTGGAGGACATCGTGGAGGGACACGTAGGGATGTCATgggtggagaaggaggtggaggacaTCGTGGAGGGACACGTAGGGATGTCACAGGTGGAGAAAGGGGTGGAGGACATCGTGGAGGGACACGTAGGGATGTCACgggtggagaaggaggtggaggacaTCGTGGAGGGACACGTAGGGATGTCACAGGTGGAGAAAGGGGTGGAGGACATCGTGGAGGGACACGTAGGGATGTCACgggtggagaaggag gtggaggacaTCGTGGAAGGACTTGTAGGGATGTCACAAATGGACAAAGAGGTGGAGGACATCGTGGAGGGACACGTAGGGATGTCACGGGTGGAGAAAGAGGTGGAGGACATCATGGAAGGACACATGGGGATGTCATGGAGAAAGAGGTGGCGGACGTCGTGGAGGGACACATAG